A part of Chloroflexota bacterium genomic DNA contains:
- a CDS encoding DNA alkylation repair protein, whose product MPAVNPTRLRFQVEALMADYPEPVTFHLALNNLFELYANRALRFGDSTGLRPMIPMYHLPAPVIRQLEVDLERVVKTKPEPALPLADELWHDSYYETKLVAITLLGLYPLTDPQPILDRLNQWLTPDLDLSLFPKLFSNGTRQLQKDFPAVWEDFLMTFLESDDLEKVGVGFLGLAEGLRDPQFQNLPALFRLISPFVHAPQTETSRELAHLLRALAEVSPTETSYFLKQILTVTDSTEIKRLVNDSLSGFPQEFRAELLPLVSRNR is encoded by the coding sequence ATGCCCGCAGTTAATCCAACCCGGTTGCGATTTCAGGTCGAAGCCCTGATGGCCGATTATCCCGAGCCAGTGACATTTCATCTGGCGCTGAATAATCTATTCGAGCTGTATGCCAACCGCGCCCTCCGCTTTGGCGATTCAACCGGACTCCGCCCGATGATCCCTATGTACCACCTCCCCGCGCCGGTGATCCGGCAGCTGGAAGTGGACCTTGAGCGGGTGGTGAAAACAAAACCGGAACCCGCCCTGCCCCTGGCGGATGAACTCTGGCATGATTCCTATTATGAAACCAAATTGGTGGCCATCACACTGCTTGGGCTATACCCCCTCACCGATCCCCAACCCATTCTGGATCGGCTGAACCAATGGCTCACCCCGGATCTTGATCTGAGCCTTTTTCCCAAGTTGTTTTCCAATGGCACCCGCCAACTGCAAAAGGACTTCCCCGCTGTATGGGAAGATTTCCTGATGACCTTCCTGGAATCGGATGACCTGGAAAAAGTCGGTGTCGGTTTCCTGGGGTTGGCGGAGGGATTACGTGATCCCCAGTTCCAGAACCTGCCCGCCCTTTTCCGGCTCATCAGCCCCTTTGTCCACGCCCCCCAGACGGAAACCTCTCGGGAGCTGGCGCACCTGCTTAGGGCACTGGCGGAAGTCTCTCCTACAGAGACCAGCTATTTTCTCAAACAAATCCTCACCGTCACCGATTCAACCGAGATCAAACGGTTGGTCAACGACAGCCTGTCCGGTTTTCCCCAGGAATTCAGAGCAGAGCTTCTCCCCCTGGTCTCCCGTAATCGGTAG
- a CDS encoding proline--tRNA ligase: protein MSDKKLTPRAENYSEWYNQLVLRAELADYAPVRGCMVVRPYGWSLWENIQDALNSRFKATGHVNAAFPLFIPMSFLEKEKEHVEGFSPELAVVTIGGGTELEEPLIVRPTSETIIGYMYSKWIQSYRDLPVLINQWGNVVRWEMRTRMFLRTLEFYWQEGHTAHATAEEGEIETRQMLDIYTDFAVNEAAVPVIPGRKSETEKFAGAVRSYTIEAMMGDTKALQAGTSHNLGQNFAKAFEIQYLDENNTLQYCWTTSWGLSTRFVGAIIMTHGDDQGLVLPPRLAPIQVVIVPIFRKDEEKEAVMAAVEKVQSELADLRVKVDDRMEVTPGFKFNEWELRGVPLRIEIGPKDVAKNSVALARRDIPGRDGKSFVSQDGIGDTVREMLDTIQANLLAKATKFRDENIFEPKDYDEFKEIIEKGGWCYVWWKPSVENEAAIKEDTKATLRCIPLDQPGGKGKCIYSGEEATEKAYFARAY from the coding sequence ATGAGCGATAAAAAACTTACTCCCCGAGCTGAAAATTACTCCGAGTGGTACAACCAACTCGTCCTCCGCGCCGAATTGGCGGATTATGCCCCCGTGCGCGGCTGCATGGTGGTCCGTCCCTATGGTTGGTCATTGTGGGAGAACATCCAGGATGCTCTCAATTCCCGCTTCAAGGCCACCGGGCATGTCAACGCGGCCTTTCCCCTCTTCATCCCCATGTCCTTCCTTGAAAAAGAAAAGGAACATGTGGAAGGCTTCTCCCCCGAGCTGGCCGTGGTGACCATTGGCGGCGGCACGGAGCTGGAAGAGCCCCTGATCGTCCGGCCCACCTCAGAAACCATCATCGGTTATATGTATTCCAAGTGGATCCAATCCTACCGTGATCTGCCCGTACTGATTAACCAGTGGGGCAACGTGGTCCGCTGGGAAATGCGCACCCGGATGTTCCTGCGGACTCTGGAATTCTATTGGCAGGAAGGGCACACCGCTCATGCCACAGCCGAAGAGGGTGAAATCGAGACCCGCCAGATGTTAGATATCTACACCGATTTCGCCGTCAATGAAGCAGCTGTCCCCGTGATCCCCGGCCGCAAGAGCGAAACCGAGAAGTTCGCCGGCGCTGTCCGCTCCTATACCATCGAGGCAATGATGGGTGATACCAAAGCCCTGCAAGCCGGCACGAGCCACAACCTCGGGCAGAATTTCGCCAAAGCCTTCGAGATCCAATACCTCGATGAGAACAACACCCTTCAATATTGTTGGACCACCTCCTGGGGTCTCTCCACCCGCTTCGTCGGCGCTATCATCATGACCCACGGCGACGACCAGGGCCTGGTCCTGCCGCCAAGGCTGGCCCCCATCCAGGTCGTGATTGTGCCGATCTTCCGCAAGGATGAGGAAAAAGAAGCCGTAATGGCTGCTGTCGAAAAAGTCCAATCTGAACTGGCCGATTTAAGGGTGAAGGTCGATGACCGTATGGAAGTGACCCCCGGTTTCAAGTTCAACGAATGGGAACTTCGGGGTGTGCCGCTGCGGATTGAGATCGGTCCGAAAGATGTCGCCAAGAACAGCGTTGCCCTTGCCCGGCGGGATATCCCCGGGCGTGATGGCAAGTCCTTCGTCTCCCAGGACGGTATCGGCGATACGGTCCGTGAGATGCTTGATACCATTCAGGCCAATCTGCTGGCAAAAGCCACCAAATTCCGCGACGAGAACATCTTTGAACCCAAGGATTACGATGAGTTCAAAGAGATCATCGAAAAAGGCGGCTGGTGCTATGTCTGGTGGAAGCCCAGCGTAGAGAATGAAGCCGCAATTAAAGAAGATACCAAAGCCACCCTCCGCTGCATCCCTTTGGACCAGCCCGGTGGTAAAGGTAAATGCATTTACAGTGGTGAAGAAGCAACGGAAAAAGCTTATTTTGCCAGAGCTTACTAA
- a CDS encoding nucleotide pyrophosphohydrolase — translation MDIKTLTEKMHRFVQEKGWYDPKSPRPQTPKNLAISLNIEAAEVLELYQWADTAPDPHGLASELADVTLYLLQLASVSGIDLEKAVLDKLAVNYTRTWDQSLEDKQDDNHEED, via the coding sequence ATGGATATTAAGACACTTACCGAAAAAATGCACCGCTTCGTGCAGGAAAAAGGCTGGTATGACCCAAAAAGTCCCCGGCCCCAGACGCCAAAAAACCTGGCGATCTCCCTTAACATCGAAGCTGCTGAAGTTCTGGAACTTTATCAGTGGGCTGACACCGCCCCAGACCCTCATGGGCTGGCAAGTGAGTTGGCAGATGTCACCCTCTACCTGCTCCAGCTTGCCAGCGTCTCCGGAATTGACCTTGAAAAAGCTGTTTTGGATAAATTAGCCGTCAACTATACCCGCACCTGGGATCAAAGTTTGGAAGACAAACAAGATGACAACCATGAAGAAGATTAG
- a CDS encoding LOG family protein, protein MKKISVFGGANPQVGSPAYLEAYHLGKLLGEAGLAVMTGGYIGTMEAASKGANETGTKVIGVTCDDIESYRPISPNAWITEEWRVTSFKERLDRLVEECDAAIALPGGVGTMVEISLTWNHLILQTIDPKPLILVGEGWHHIMETFFTSLNEYISIKSREYVSFAPNPETAIDFLRMYAII, encoded by the coding sequence ATGAAGAAGATTAGTGTATTCGGTGGAGCAAACCCTCAGGTCGGCTCTCCTGCCTACCTCGAAGCGTACCATCTGGGAAAACTGCTGGGCGAAGCTGGTCTGGCTGTGATGACCGGCGGATACATCGGCACGATGGAAGCTGCTTCCAAGGGTGCCAATGAGACAGGCACAAAAGTCATCGGCGTGACCTGTGATGACATCGAGTCCTATCGCCCAATCTCTCCCAATGCCTGGATCACCGAGGAGTGGCGTGTTACTTCCTTTAAAGAGCGCCTCGACCGGTTGGTCGAGGAATGCGATGCAGCGATCGCCCTGCCTGGTGGTGTGGGCACCATGGTTGAGATCAGCCTAACCTGGAACCACCTGATTCTGCAAACAATTGACCCCAAGCCGCTGATTCTGGTTGGCGAGGGCTGGCATCACATCATGGAGACCTTTTTCACCAGCCTAAATGAGTACATTAGCATTAAGAGCCGTGAATATGTCAGCTTTGCGCCAAATCCCGAAACAGCCATTGATTTTTTACGAATGTACGCCATTATCTAG